DNA sequence from the Candidatus Binataceae bacterium genome:
ATCGCATTTCCGAACGCGTTCGCGCCGTATTCGTCTATGCCTTTGGCCAGAGGAAATTCGTACGCAGCAATCCAGGAGCCGAGCGCTCCGCCGGGTGGATGCACTTTTTCATCTTTTGGGGCTTTTTCGTCCTCGGGATCCAGATCATCACGATGTTCGGCCGTGCCTACTCCGATTCGTTCGTCCTCCCCGGTTTCAGCCTGAATCTCCTGGGCGGCCCCTATTTGCTGCTCCGCGACTTCATGGAGGTGGCCGTGCTGATTGCGGTTGGGGTGGGGCTGGTGCGATGGGGGATCACGCACGCGCCTCGGCTTTACGGGTTTCTTCCGCCCGAGAGCCGCCTGCGCGGTAAATCCCACTGGGAGGCCTATTTGATCCTGCTTTTCATCGGGGCGATCATGGTGACCGGCCTGGTGTATGACGGCGGGCGAATCGTTTCTCACCCCAACGACATGGAGATCGTTCGGGGGGCGGGATGGGAACCGTTCTCAACCCTGGTGGGTGGCGGCATGGCGAAGCTGCTGGGCACGAGCTTCGCCGCCCAGGCGAGCAACGTAGCCTGGTGGGTGCACAACCTCATCGTTCTCGTCTTTTTGAACTTCCTGCCGCCCTCGAAACACTTCCACATTATCACTGCAATCCCGAACATCTTTTTCTCGAAACTCGAGCCCAAGGGGCAGCTCTCGAAACAGGATCTCGAAAATGATTCCCGCTTCGGCACCTCGCACATCGATCAGTTCACCTGGAAGCAGGTGCTCGACATGTTCAGTTGCACGGAATGCGGCCGCTGCTCCTCCAATTGCCCCGCCACGGCAACCAACAAGCCCCTGGCCCCGCGTCAACTGCTGCTCGATCTGCGGGACTACCTTTATCAGCATCAGGACGAGATGATTCAAAAGAGGGGCCACCCGA
Encoded proteins:
- a CDS encoding (Fe-S)-binding protein: MTGIIFTLCILVAVGVFFYQLWRRFQLLQSAVAVSRFDRISERVRAVFVYAFGQRKFVRSNPGAERSAGWMHFFIFWGFFVLGIQIITMFGRAYSDSFVLPGFSLNLLGGPYLLLRDFMEVAVLIAVGVGLVRWGITHAPRLYGFLPPESRLRGKSHWEAYLILLFIGAIMVTGLVYDGGRIVSHPNDMEIVRGAGWEPFSTLVGGGMAKLLGTSFAAQASNVAWWVHNLIVLVFLNFLPPSKHFHIITAIPNIFFSKLEPKGQLSKQDLENDSRFGTSHIDQFTWKQVLDMFSCTECGRCSSNCPATATNKPLAPRQLLLDLRDYLYQHQDEMIQKRGHPIKGDGTEPSEVGENIVGSVIRDETLWACNTCRACEEACPPLIEYVDKIVDMRRHLVQEEARFPKELTRTFKNMETQSNPWGIDSELRFEWAERMNVPTLADKPDAQFLYYVGCAGSYDDRNKKTTQAFVRVLQKAGVDFACLAREELCNGETARRLGNEYLYQSMAQTLIETLNNHKVRKIIVNCPHCFNTIKNEFPQFGGAYEVIHAADLVQQLIASGRLKISA